The genomic interval AGGCTGTTCTCCAGCGCGGTCTGCTTGTCTGCGGCGAAGACCTGCTGCACGATCTCCGCCCGCCGGGCCGGCTTGAGGATGTCGGCCGAGACGAGCACCGTCGCGTAGTTGGTCGCCGCGCTCTCCGCGCCCTGCTGGTCGTGCGCGAACCCGGCCGGGATCCCGCTCGCCTTCGACTGCACGGGCTTCGTCCCCGTCGCCGCCGTGGACGCGGCATCCGGCTTCGAACCGCTCGACGTGGTGCCGTTGTTCGAGGCCGACGTGCCGTCGCCGCGGTTGGCGAAGGCGATGGCGGCGATGAGGAGGACGACGACTGCGACGACCGTCACCAGGCTTTTGGAGGAGGAGGATCTGCCGCCGCGGCGGGCGCCGCCGTAGATGTCGCCGCCGGTTCCCTGGGGGAGGCGGGTGCGGGTCTGGCCGGTGCCGCCGTAACCGCCGGAGGTCTCGTGCTCGTCTCCGGGACTCATGCCGGGTACGCCCCTTCGCCGTCGTCCAGAAACATCTGGAAGTACGACGGTAGCCGTGCTGGTTCCCGCGCGGGCGCGGAGTGGTGACTCGACATCAGGGAAACGCAACCTCAGCCGGTGGGCACGACGGGCGGGGGAGTGGATGGGTGGGGAGACGGGGAGGGGGCTCCGGTCGGACGGCTACACGGCCATGCCGTACACGATGGTGAAGAGGGTGCCGAGGGAGCCGATGATGAAGACGCCGGTCAGGCCGGCGACGATGAGTCCCTTGCCCTGTTCCGCGCTGAAGGTGTCGCGGAGCGCCGTCGCGCCGATGCGCTGTTTGGCCGCACCCCATACGGCGATACCGAGGCAGAGCAGGATGGCGACCGCCATCACGACCTCGATCATCACCTTCGCCTCGTTACCCAGGCTGCCGAAGGGGCCCCAGTCCGGAGCGATCCCCCCGATGATGGTGTTGATGTCTCCCTTGTCGGCCGCGAAGAGCATGTAAGTCACCGCCCCTGGTGGGTAGTTCCGCGTCCCCTGCAGGTGCGCAGAGGTCAGGCATCATTGTCGCCGACAAAGACGCCGTCGGATGTCGACTTGGCGTCATTGATTGGCGGGTTTCGTACGAATACCCCGTACGGTCACTCTGTGTATCACGGTAGGTAACGCCGGGCAACGATTCTGGAGCGGAACCTGTCCGTGGTTCGGTCGTTAGCCCCTGATTACTCGCTTTGGTTCGCGTTGATGTTCTCATGATGAACGGGCCGCGGCTGGATGCCGCGGCCCGTTCTCTCGTGCCAGGTGTGGCCCCCACGACCCACTGTGGCACGTCATGTGACGGAGGATCAGCTCAGGGTGGGGGGCAGGTCACCGTCAGTTGGCGAAGGCCGAGATGCCCTCCGGGGTGCCCCAGCCGGTCGGGCCGTCGTAGCCGGTCTCGGCGGTGCAGAAGTACGCCGTCGAGCAGGAGCCGTTGTAGCCGCTGGTGACGTCGTTGAGGGACGAGGTGCCCGCGTAGTCGTAGGGGTACTGCGCGGGGTAGGTGCCGCTGGCCGGGGTGCCGGCCAGGGCGTAGACGCCGGCGATGATCGGCGCGGAGACGCTGGTGCCGCCGAAGGTGTACCAGCCGGCGGTGACGCCGTAGGAGTCGTAGACCGAGACTCCGGTGGCGGGGTCGGCGACCGCGGAGACGTCGGACTCCATGCGCTTGGTGCAGCCGGTGTCGGTCTGCCAGGTGGGCTTGGCGTCGTAGGAGGAGCAGCCGGAGCCGGTGCCCTCGGTGCTGGAGGTGCGCCAGACGGACTCGGTCCAGCCGCGGGTGGTGGAGGACGATGTGGAGAGGGCGGTGCCGCCGACTGCCGTCACGTACTGGGACGTTGCCGGGTACTCGGCGCCGTAGGCGCTGTCACCGGAGGAGACGGTGATGGCCACGCCCGCGTGCTTGTAGTACGAGGTGTCGTACGTCGTCTGGGAGGAGGACTCGGAGCCGCCGTAGGAGTTCGAGACGAACTTGGCGCCCAGGGTCACGGCCTCGTTCTCGGCGGTGCCGAGGTTGGCGTAGCTGGCGCTGGTGGCCTCGACGAGGGTGATGTTGCACAGCGGGCAGATCGCGCTCGCCATGTCGAGGTCGAGGGAGATCTCCTCGGACCAACCCGCGTCGCTGGAGGGCAGCGAGGTCGTCGAGCCGGTCTGACTGACCTTCTTGAAGCAGCCGTTGGCCGTCGTGCAGGCCGAAAGGCCGTAGTACGAACGGTAGGTGGCGAGGTCGGCCTCGGCGTTCGGGTCGTTGTACGCGTCGACGATCGCGATCGTCTCGCCGGAGCCGTTGGAGGCGGCGGCGGAGGTCAGGCCGTAGGCGGACCGGAGGTTGGTCGGGCTGTAGCCGGAGGGGGTCGACGCGTCGGCCGCCTTGGGGGTGATGCCGGTCTTCGCGGCCTGGGCCTTCTGGAAGGCGGTGAGGCCGCCGGTGACGCGGTAGGACTTGCAGGTGAGGTCGCCCGTGTGCTTGGGGGTCGCACAGGGGGTGGCGGCGTACGTCACCTTCGTGGAGGTGGTGGCGCTCGCCGCGGCGTCCGCCTGTACGGCGGTGCCGAGGCCGGTGAAGACGAGTGCGGCCGTGGCTATGACGACGGA from Streptomyces sp. NBC_01288 carries:
- a CDS encoding S53 family peptidase; translation: MRTTTPNSPHTHGRWRRTGSVVIATAALVFTGLGTAVQADAAASATTSTKVTYAATPCATPKHTGDLTCKSYRVTGGLTAFQKAQAAKTGITPKAADASTPSGYSPTNLRSAYGLTSAAASNGSGETIAIVDAYNDPNAEADLATYRSYYGLSACTTANGCFKKVSQTGSTTSLPSSDAGWSEEISLDLDMASAICPLCNITLVEATSASYANLGTAENEAVTLGAKFVSNSYGGSESSSQTTYDTSYYKHAGVAITVSSGDSAYGAEYPATSQYVTAVGGTALSTSSSTTRGWTESVWRTSSTEGTGSGCSSYDAKPTWQTDTGCTKRMESDVSAVADPATGVSVYDSYGVTAGWYTFGGTSVSAPIIAGVYALAGTPASGTYPAQYPYDYAGTSSLNDVTSGYNGSCSTAYFCTAETGYDGPTGWGTPEGISAFAN